In a genomic window of Malaclemys terrapin pileata isolate rMalTer1 chromosome 17, rMalTer1.hap1, whole genome shotgun sequence:
- the SLC27A4 gene encoding long-chain fatty acid transport protein 4, with product MLRLAALTALFVLFRLVLKLSWVQVIPALFIFYLGSGGWKFLRIVFKTIRRDVTTGLVLLRVKWQVWRHLRGKNTIPKIFQETVRKHPEKTALIFQGTGESWTFRQLDEYSNQVANYLYEQGFRSGDVVALFMESRNQYVGLWLGMAKIGVEAALVNSHLRMEALLHCINISNSKAVVFGAEMMEAMQEVQPSLGKSVRLFCSGERNPESAPPSTEHLDPFLEMAPRHLPSPPKKGFLDKLFYIYTSGTTGMPKAAIVVNCRYYRMASLVYYGFRMRPDDVMYDCLPLYHAAGNIVGIGQCLLQGMTVVIRKKFSASHFWDDCVTYNCTIVQYIGEICRYLLNQPSQEVERRHHVRMALGNGLRMSIWKEFISRFGIPQIAEFYGATECNCSLGNFDNNVGSCGFNSRILPGIYPVTLVRVDEDTMELIRGPDGLCIPCKPGEPGQLVGRIIQSDPLLHFDGYLNQSATSKKIAHDVFAKGDLTYLTGDVLMMDEYGYMYFRDRTGDTFRWKGENVSTTEVEGTLSRILHMTDVVVYGVEVPGTEGKAGMAAIADPKNSCNLESFANELKKALPLYARPVFLRVLAEVHKTSTYKFQKMELRRDGFDPAVVKDKLFFLDSRQGCYLPLDMEAFRRIQSGQQKL from the exons ATGTTGCGGCTGGCTGCCCTCACCGCGCTCTTTGTGCTCTTCAGGCTGGTCCTGAAGCTCTCCTGGGTCCAGGTGATCCCTGCCCTCTTCATATTCTACTTGGGTTCCGGGGGATGGAAATTCCTGCGCATCGTCTTCAAGACCATAAGGAGGGACGTCAC CACGGGGCTAGTCCTGCTGAGGGTGAAGTGGCAGGTGTGGCGGCACTTGAGGGGGAAGAACACCATCCCCAAGATCTTCCAGGAGACGGTCCGCAAGCACCCAGAGAAGACTGCACTGATCTTCCAGGGAACGGGTGAGAGCTGGACCTTCCGCCAGCTGGATGAGTACTCCAACCAGGTGGCCAACTACCTGTACGAGCAGGGCTTCCGCTCTGGCGACGTTGTGGCCTTGTTCATGGAGTCCCGCAACCAGTACGTGGGTCTCTGGCTGGGGATGGCCAAGATTGGGGTGGAGGCGGCACTCGTGAACTCCCACCTGCGCATGGAGGCCCTGCTGCACTGCATCAACATCTCCAACTCCAAGGCCGTGGTGTTCGGGGCCGAGATGATGGAAG ccatgcaggAGGTACAGCCCTCCCTGGGGAAATCTGTTCGTCTCTTCTGCTCCGGAGAGAGGAATCCAGAATCCGCACCCCCAAGCACAGAACACCTGGACCCCTTCCTGGAGATGGCTCCTCGGCACCTGCCAAGCCCCCCAAAGAAGGGTTTCCTAG ATAAACTCTTCTACATCTACACCTCCGGCACGACGGGGATGCCCAAGGCAGCCATCGTGGTCAATTGCAG GTACTACCGCATGGCATCCCTGGTGTATTACGGATTCCGCATGAGGCCAGATGACGTGATGTACGACTGCCTCCCTCTCTACCATGCGGCAG GTAACATTGTTGGGATTGGCCAGTGCCTCCTCCAGGGGATGACTGTGGTGATCCGCAAGAAGTTCTCAGCCTCTCACTTCTGGGATGACTGTGTGACGTACAACTGTACG ATTGTCCAGTACATCGGGGAGATCTGCCGCTACCTCCTGAACCAGCCGTCCCAGGAGGTGGAGCGGCGGCACCACGTGCGCATGGCGCTTGGGAACGGGCTGCGGATGTCTATCTGGAAGGAATTCATCTCCCGCTTTGGGATCCCCCAAATCGCCGAGTTCTACGGTGCCACCGAGTGCAACTGCAGCCTGGGCAACTTCGACAATAAC GTTGGTTCCTGTGGCTTCAACAGCAGGATCCTGCCTGGGATTTACCCTGTCACCTTGGTGAGGGTGGACGAAGATACCATGGAGCTGATCCGTGGGCCGGATGGACTCTGCATCCCCTGTAAACCAG GGGAGCCGGGACAGCTGGTCGGACGCATCATCCAGAGTGACCCTCTGCTGCACTTCGACGGGTACCTGAACCAGTCGGCCACCAGCAAGAAGATCGCCCATGACGTGTTCGCCAAGGGGGACTTGACGTATCTTACCG GAGACGTGCTGATGATGGATGAATACGGCTACATGTACTTCCGGGACCGCACTGGGGACACCTTCCGTTGGAAGGGCGAGAATGTCTCCACGACAGAGGTGGAGGGGACTCTGAGCCGCATCCTCCACATGACAGACGTCGTCGTCTACGGGGTGGAGGTTCCAG GCACCGAGGGGAAGGCAGGGATGGCAGCCATTGCTGACCCCAAGAATTCCTGCAACCTGGAGAGCTTTGCCAATGAGCTGAAGAAGGCCCTGCCCTTGTACGCACGGCCCGTCTTCTTGCGAGTGCTGGCAGAAGTCCACAAGACAA GCACCTACAAGTTCCAGAAGATGGAGCTGCGCAGGGACGGATTTGACCCCGCCGTGGTGAAGGACAAGCTGTTCTTCCTGGACTCCAGGCAAGGCTGCTACCTCCCGCTGGACATGGAGGCCTTCAGGAGGATCCAGTCAGGACAACAGAAGCTGTAA